The following proteins are encoded in a genomic region of Nitratireductor sp. GISD-1A_MAKvit:
- a CDS encoding ABC transporter permease, which produces MLKRGIAGLVLIVALWGGGVFLFNVPDYLLPSPAAVMARMAFLYENASLLNHVYVTVMEIFWGFLAGFLAGILAALLFARFPVSERMSTPLILLLQTAPKIAIAPLLLLWLGLGPAPKIVLVAIVTFFPVMTGMLSGLRFVNKSYLDLARVLKLSPLQRFLHIELPSALPTLFAGATVATTLAMTAAVIGELMGANEGVGYLLSSGQENADTATVIGMVLLLSLMGWSFYELFEALRRRMEARFAEG; this is translated from the coding sequence ATGCTGAAGCGCGGGATCGCGGGTCTGGTTCTCATCGTCGCCCTTTGGGGCGGCGGTGTGTTCCTGTTCAATGTGCCAGATTATCTGTTGCCGAGCCCGGCCGCCGTCATGGCGCGGATGGCGTTTCTTTATGAGAACGCCAGTCTTTTGAACCATGTCTATGTGACGGTTATGGAGATTTTCTGGGGCTTTCTGGCGGGCTTCCTTGCAGGCATTCTGGCCGCATTGCTGTTTGCCCGCTTTCCCGTTTCCGAGCGGATGTCGACGCCGCTCATCCTGCTTTTGCAGACCGCGCCCAAGATCGCCATCGCGCCACTGCTTCTGTTGTGGCTCGGTCTCGGGCCGGCTCCCAAAATCGTACTGGTCGCCATCGTTACCTTCTTCCCGGTGATGACGGGCATGCTGTCTGGCCTGCGTTTCGTCAACAAGTCCTATCTGGATCTGGCACGCGTCCTGAAGCTGTCGCCGCTGCAACGCTTCCTGCATATCGAGCTGCCTTCTGCACTTCCGACCCTCTTTGCGGGTGCGACAGTCGCGACGACGCTTGCCATGACGGCAGCCGTGATTGGCGAGCTGATGGGCGCCAATGAGGGTGTGGGCTATCTCCTTTCCTCTGGACAGGAGAATGCCGACACGGCCACAGTGATCGGCATGGTGCTGCTCCTCTCGCTCATGGGCTGGAGCTTTTATGAACTGTTCGAAGCGTTGCGCCGTCGCATGGAGGCGCGCTTCGCGGAAGGGTGA
- a CDS encoding ABC transporter ATP-binding protein yields the protein MITTSGLTKSFDLEGGSILALAPLDHRIEEGSFVSIVGPSGCGKSTFLRLIAGLEDASGGTIKLDTGTVKRPVGFVFQDAVLLPWKTVRDNIRFPLDTAGVRRDEGNRIVSELIDLVGLTGFEDALPKQLSGGMRQRAAIARALSDDPPILLMDEPFSAVDLLTRETLNDELLRIWQRTGKTILLVTHSVEEGRLSRQRGDGDVAASGPFEKDLYGGSAASTRRGHKA from the coding sequence TTGATAACCACTTCTGGTCTGACGAAGAGCTTCGATCTTGAAGGTGGAAGCATCCTCGCCCTGGCCCCGCTTGATCATCGGATCGAAGAGGGCTCATTCGTCTCGATTGTTGGACCATCCGGTTGCGGCAAGTCGACCTTCCTCCGCCTGATCGCGGGTCTTGAAGACGCTTCTGGCGGTACGATCAAGCTTGACACCGGCACTGTAAAGCGCCCGGTCGGGTTCGTCTTTCAGGATGCCGTCCTGTTGCCCTGGAAGACGGTTCGCGACAATATCCGCTTTCCGCTCGACACCGCCGGTGTGCGCCGCGACGAAGGAAACCGCATCGTCAGTGAACTGATCGATCTCGTAGGTTTGACTGGCTTCGAAGACGCGCTGCCCAAGCAGCTTTCCGGCGGCATGCGTCAGCGTGCTGCAATTGCCCGGGCGCTGTCTGACGATCCGCCCATTCTTCTGATGGACGAACCGTTCTCGGCGGTAGACCTTCTCACCCGTGAAACGCTGAACGACGAATTGCTGCGGATCTGGCAGCGCACGGGCAAGACCATTCTTCTGGTCACCCACAGTGTGGAAGAGGGCCGCCTATCTCGGCAGCGAGGTGATGGTGATGTCGCCGCGTCCGGGCCGTTTGAAAAAGACCTATACGGTGGATCTGCCGCATCCACGCGGCGAGGCCACAAAGCTTGA
- a CDS encoding DctP family TRAP transporter solute-binding subunit: protein MTYLEKTKATLAATWLGVGLMLSAGAANAETTLKVGHVFAADHPWQIALEGLSKDVAEATGGEVVIQVYPSSQLGGDREVAEGLQLGTVEMGLFGTGALQVLDKRLIIEELPYAWPTREKAYAAVDGELGDALAEILAAKNINTLSWWESGYRHITNSARPIETPEDLKGIKLRVPEAELRLDTFRELGALPTPMAFSEVFTSLQQKVVDGQENPLATIYASKFYEVQDNLALSGHIWGSAILTISSKAWDKLTDEQKTILREKAEIWKEKEREMIRASDEEVLAKLEAEGMKITRPDPAAFQEMVQPVWDKYEGVFGEDLLAIVRKYSN from the coding sequence ATGACTTATCTGGAAAAAACAAAAGCAACGCTCGCGGCCACGTGGCTTGGCGTGGGGTTGATGCTCAGTGCCGGTGCAGCGAATGCGGAAACGACCCTGAAGGTCGGGCATGTCTTTGCGGCCGATCATCCCTGGCAGATCGCGCTGGAAGGGCTGTCGAAGGATGTCGCTGAAGCAACGGGTGGAGAGGTCGTCATTCAGGTTTATCCGAGCTCGCAGCTTGGCGGTGACCGGGAGGTGGCCGAAGGCCTGCAGCTGGGGACCGTCGAGATGGGTCTCTTCGGCACCGGCGCTCTTCAGGTTCTGGACAAGCGCCTGATCATCGAGGAACTGCCCTATGCGTGGCCGACGCGTGAAAAGGCTTATGCTGCCGTGGACGGTGAACTTGGCGATGCTCTTGCAGAAATTCTGGCAGCAAAGAACATCAACACGCTGAGCTGGTGGGAAAGCGGCTATCGCCACATCACGAACTCGGCCCGCCCCATCGAAACCCCCGAAGACCTCAAGGGCATCAAGCTGCGAGTGCCGGAAGCCGAACTGCGCCTTGATACGTTCCGCGAGCTTGGCGCTCTGCCCACGCCGATGGCATTCTCCGAGGTCTTCACCTCGCTTCAGCAGAAGGTGGTAGACGGTCAGGAAAACCCGCTGGCGACGATCTATGCCTCCAAATTCTACGAGGTGCAGGACAATCTGGCGCTATCGGGACATATCTGGGGCTCGGCCATCCTCACGATCTCCAGCAAGGCCTGGGATAAGCTGACGGATGAGCAGAAGACCATCCTGCGCGAGAAGGCAGAAATCTGGAAAGAAAAAGAACGCGAGATGATCCGCGCGAGCGACGAGGAAGTGCTCGCCAAGCTCGAGGCCGAGGGCATGAAGATCACGCGGCCCGATCCGGCGGCATTCCAGGAAATGGTGCAGCCGGTATGGGACAAGTATGAAGGCGTTTTCGGGGAAGATCTCCTCGCCATCGTGCGCAAATACTCGAACTAG
- a CDS encoding autotransporter domain-containing protein — MPDANTNAYIAVGDPNNQPVIDGFVSPFVGLTQDIHIGFDGANPSRGVLTIQNGGRLDSSRNGYIGYSAGANSADARVIVTDAGSVWNLTSGFLTVGQSYEGTLTIRDGGKVNSHQGILGSAPNGVGTVNIWRMGSEWNLTSDIVIGESGRGELTISDNGHVSSASGILGLNSTGEGSVIVAGVGTRFTAANTMSVGVRGIGELTVAYGGEVEIISGLGVVKLSDLAGSRGTLNIGGASGEAAVEAGKLNVPRVAFGNGEGTLVFNHSNAGYTFSADLDGYGTILHEAGETVYTGSGGLLSGQTRVSGGRLLVNGFLGGMTTVNGGVLGGSGDVVDLAINSGGTLAPGNSIGVIAANNATFNAGSVFEVELNDGGNAKGVNNDLLNATHGAGYLEINGGTIHVKPENGTDDGSTYTPGLIYTIIEAKDRSGEFDQVIDDFPLLTFTDIYSGANVYLQSAAVSTCPGGMTFNQTNTCGGVMSVGSGDMYNAVLNLTGSELPDALDQLSGEAHASVVGALIEDSRFPREAASDRVRSALRYDGASSVAPRVDYGVDLWARGVGSIANWNGDGNAAITGRSKGGVFLGADGSVTDTLRLGVLGGYSRASFNVDDRMSSGTVDTYTLGAYGGGEWGRLNLMGGVAHGWHGVDTSRTVRFTGFSDRLSASYSARTLQAWGEAAYRLDMGSARFEPFANLAYVNLSTDGFNEIGGPAALTGTSETFDATFTTLGLRAETDVALGVMAATLHGTVGWRHAVGDAPASQMQFASGGNAFTIAGVPLAQDTVVVAAGVDVSLSESTALEVSYGGLFGAGLQDQSARARLSVKF; from the coding sequence GTGCCGGATGCCAATACCAATGCCTATATTGCGGTCGGCGACCCCAACAACCAGCCGGTCATTGATGGTTTTGTCAGTCCGTTTGTCGGTTTGACACAGGATATTCACATCGGTTTCGATGGCGCAAATCCCAGTCGTGGCGTTCTGACCATTCAGAATGGCGGCCGTCTTGACAGCAGCCGGAACGGGTACATCGGCTATAGTGCGGGAGCGAACAGCGCCGATGCGCGGGTCATCGTGACCGATGCTGGCTCGGTATGGAACCTGACCAGCGGATTCTTGACGGTGGGTCAATCGTATGAGGGTACCTTGACGATCCGGGATGGCGGGAAGGTCAACAGCCATCAGGGCATACTGGGTTCCGCCCCCAATGGGGTCGGTACGGTCAATATCTGGCGGATGGGGTCTGAATGGAATCTCACCAGTGACATCGTCATTGGCGAAAGCGGACGGGGCGAGCTCACGATCTCGGACAATGGTCATGTGTCCAGCGCCAGCGGCATTCTCGGCTTGAACAGTACAGGCGAAGGTTCTGTGATCGTGGCAGGGGTGGGGACCAGATTTACCGCTGCCAACACCATGAGCGTGGGCGTCCGCGGAATAGGTGAACTGACGGTTGCTTACGGCGGAGAGGTCGAGATCATCTCCGGGCTTGGAGTGGTGAAACTCTCCGACCTTGCAGGGTCCCGGGGAACGCTCAATATCGGTGGAGCCTCCGGCGAAGCGGCGGTGGAAGCGGGTAAGCTGAATGTGCCTCGTGTGGCCTTCGGAAACGGAGAGGGGACGCTCGTCTTCAATCACAGCAATGCCGGCTATACGTTCAGCGCTGACCTCGATGGCTACGGCACGATCCTCCACGAGGCTGGAGAAACAGTTTATACCGGGTCCGGTGGGTTGCTCTCCGGTCAAACCAGGGTCTCCGGTGGCCGCCTCCTTGTGAACGGTTTCCTGGGCGGGATGACAACCGTGAACGGTGGCGTTCTTGGAGGAAGTGGCGACGTCGTCGACCTTGCCATCAATTCCGGCGGGACCCTGGCGCCGGGCAACTCCATCGGCGTGATCGCGGCGAACAATGCCACATTCAATGCCGGTTCGGTTTTCGAGGTGGAGTTGAACGATGGGGGCAACGCAAAGGGGGTGAACAATGATCTCCTGAATGCGACGCATGGTGCTGGCTACCTTGAGATCAATGGCGGGACGATACACGTCAAGCCTGAGAACGGTACCGACGATGGGTCGACCTACACACCCGGGCTGATCTACACGATCATCGAGGCGAAAGACCGGTCGGGCGAATTCGATCAGGTGATTGATGATTTTCCGCTCCTGACCTTCACCGACATCTATTCTGGTGCGAATGTTTATCTCCAGTCGGCGGCGGTTTCGACCTGCCCGGGTGGGATGACCTTCAACCAGACCAATACCTGCGGCGGCGTTATGTCCGTTGGATCGGGTGACATGTACAATGCAGTGCTCAACCTCACCGGTTCTGAGCTGCCGGACGCCCTGGATCAACTTTCCGGCGAGGCCCATGCCTCGGTCGTCGGGGCTCTGATCGAGGATAGCCGGTTCCCGCGCGAAGCAGCGTCTGATCGGGTGCGTTCGGCGCTCAGATACGATGGAGCATCGTCAGTCGCGCCCCGCGTTGATTACGGTGTTGACTTGTGGGCACGCGGGGTCGGTTCGATCGCCAACTGGAACGGCGATGGCAATGCCGCCATTACTGGCCGCTCAAAAGGCGGGGTTTTTCTCGGGGCAGATGGTTCTGTTACCGACACGTTAAGGCTCGGTGTGCTGGGCGGCTATTCCCGCGCGAGTTTCAATGTCGATGATCGCATGTCCTCCGGCACGGTCGACACATATACTCTTGGTGCCTACGGTGGTGGGGAATGGGGCCGGCTCAACCTGATGGGCGGTGTGGCCCATGGCTGGCACGGCGTCGACACGTCACGGACAGTGAGGTTCACAGGTTTCTCAGACCGTCTTTCCGCTTCCTACAGCGCACGAACCCTGCAGGCGTGGGGTGAGGCGGCTTACAGGCTCGATATGGGCTCTGCCCGGTTTGAGCCCTTCGCGAACCTGGCATACGTGAATCTCTCCACCGATGGCTTCAACGAAATCGGTGGACCAGCGGCATTGACTGGGACGTCCGAAACGTTCGATGCGACCTTCACGACGCTCGGCCTGCGCGCCGAAACCGATGTAGCGCTCGGGGTTATGGCTGCCACGCTGCATGGTACCGTCGGCTGGCGTCACGCAGTCGGTGATGCCCCCGCCTCGCAGATGCAATTCGCTTCGGGCGGCAATGCTTTCACCATCGCAGGTGTGCCTCTGGCACAGGATACTGTTGTGGTCGCCGCAGGGGTGGATGTGAGCCTCTCTGAAAGCACCGCTCTGGAGGTTTCCTATGGGGGGCTTTTTGGGGCGGGGCTGCAGGATCAGTCGGCCAGGGCAAGACTGAGTGTGAAGTTCTAA
- a CDS encoding phosphopentomutase translates to MSVNGRVFLCVLDSVGIGGAPDAERFGDAGSNTVLHIAEACAAGRAEEGRSGPLKLPNLSALGLGAALELACGQSAPGLTGPEAEASWAALQEESAGKDTQTGHWELAGLPLSKDWHYFPHEVPAFPEEAMARLRQAGGLERTLFNAHGSGSDVLKRFGAEHMKTGAPIVYTSADSVVQIAAHEETFGLERLLRLCEAAAEVFHPMNVGRIIARPFVGDAESGFTRTANRRDLAIAPPGETICDRLVAAGRTVHGVGKIGDIFAGKGISRVLKGPNDDALFDRLLETVETVADGDLVFANFVEFDSLYGHRRDVAGYARALEWFDRRLAELLPRLRPGDLLMLTADHGNDPTWTGTDHTRERVPLLLAGDALPWPGSGGVLPFKKVASLVANHLLD, encoded by the coding sequence ATGTCTGTGAACGGTCGTGTCTTCCTGTGCGTTCTGGATTCGGTGGGCATAGGCGGCGCACCGGATGCCGAGCGGTTTGGCGATGCCGGTTCCAACACGGTTCTTCACATTGCCGAAGCCTGCGCCGCGGGCAGGGCGGAGGAGGGGCGTTCCGGCCCGCTTAAACTGCCCAATCTTTCTGCTCTCGGTCTTGGTGCTGCCCTCGAGCTCGCTTGCGGCCAGTCCGCGCCGGGGCTGACTGGGCCCGAGGCCGAAGCCTCGTGGGCCGCACTTCAGGAAGAAAGTGCCGGCAAGGACACCCAGACCGGACACTGGGAGCTGGCAGGCCTGCCGCTTTCAAAAGACTGGCATTATTTTCCCCATGAGGTGCCGGCGTTTCCCGAGGAGGCGATGGCGCGCCTTCGTCAGGCGGGCGGGCTGGAGCGCACGCTTTTCAATGCGCATGGCTCGGGCTCGGATGTGCTAAAGCGTTTTGGGGCGGAACACATGAAGACCGGCGCGCCGATCGTCTACACTTCGGCAGACAGTGTGGTGCAGATCGCCGCGCATGAAGAGACATTCGGCCTCGAACGGTTGTTGCGCCTGTGCGAGGCTGCCGCCGAGGTCTTCCATCCCATGAATGTCGGGCGCATCATCGCACGGCCTTTCGTGGGCGATGCGGAAAGCGGCTTCACCCGCACCGCCAACCGGCGCGATCTTGCCATCGCACCGCCCGGAGAAACGATCTGTGACCGTCTGGTGGCCGCTGGCCGCACCGTGCATGGCGTGGGAAAGATCGGAGACATCTTTGCCGGCAAAGGCATTTCGCGTGTCCTGAAAGGCCCCAACGACGATGCCCTTTTTGACCGTCTGCTTGAGACTGTCGAAACTGTTGCCGACGGCGATCTCGTCTTTGCCAATTTCGTTGAATTCGACAGTCTTTACGGCCATCGCCGCGATGTGGCGGGTTATGCGCGGGCGCTCGAATGGTTCGACCGTCGCCTTGCCGAGCTTCTTCCCAGGCTGCGCCCCGGCGACCTGCTGATGCTGACGGCCGATCACGGCAACGACCCGACATGGACGGGAACGGATCACACGCGCGAGCGGGTTCCTCTGCTTCTGGCGGGTGATGCATTGCCCTGGCCTGGTAGCGGTGGCGTCCTGCCTTTCAAGAAGGTGGCCTCGCTGGTGGCGAACCATCTGCTGGATTGA
- a CDS encoding nucleoside phosphorylase yields the protein MADSAKPTARLPFSGGRPPHLPCGPGDVAEDVLVPGDPDRVALLRDMLTDVQDFGRKREFALVTGVYEGRQLTICSSGIGGPSTEIALVELAMLGAKRVIRIGGCSALVPEIPTGDYIVPHIATGMTGVAALYAEHGHLPEADPALASALENSAEVLGLGAHRGMIASTDSYYLGQDRPLTLDVVDSPDAGYLDRFLAEGAIGVEMESQVILAVGRALGLRAACLLGVHGNRATDNWLVDYENTQRNLLRIAGRALALDACN from the coding sequence ATGGCCGATAGTGCAAAACCCACCGCTCGCCTGCCGTTTTCCGGCGGACGTCCCCCCCATCTCCCTTGCGGGCCTGGCGATGTGGCCGAGGACGTTCTGGTGCCCGGTGATCCCGACCGTGTCGCGCTGCTGCGCGACATGCTCACCGATGTGCAGGATTTCGGCCGCAAGCGCGAGTTTGCGCTTGTGACAGGCGTGTATGAAGGTAGGCAACTCACCATCTGTTCCAGTGGCATCGGCGGTCCCTCGACCGAGATTGCCCTGGTCGAGCTGGCCATGCTGGGCGCAAAGCGTGTGATCCGCATCGGCGGCTGCTCCGCACTGGTGCCGGAAATCCCCACCGGCGACTACATCGTGCCGCACATAGCGACCGGCATGACCGGCGTTGCAGCCCTTTATGCCGAACACGGCCATCTGCCGGAGGCCGATCCCGCGCTCGCGTCAGCGCTTGAGAACAGCGCAGAGGTGCTGGGGCTGGGCGCACACCGGGGCATGATCGCGTCGACCGACAGTTACTATCTCGGGCAGGACCGACCGCTCACGCTGGATGTGGTGGACAGCCCGGACGCTGGATATCTGGACCGTTTCCTTGCCGAGGGGGCCATCGGGGTGGAAATGGAATCGCAGGTGATCCTGGCCGTCGGCCGGGCTCTTGGCCTCAGGGCGGCCTGCCTCTTGGGTGTGCACGGCAATCGTGCGACCGACAATTGGCTTGTCGATTATGAAAACACGCAGCGAAACCTGCTCCGCATTGCGGGTCGGGCTTTGGCACTGGATGCGTGCAACTAG
- a CDS encoding ABC transporter substrate-binding protein, translating to MKFMLKTGVAALALIASGVAALAADKVVMQIDGAAVPFYSPLYAGVENGFFADQDIEVEFIYAGASDILTNIAAGNVDFGFPNGDAVVAAAANGLPVKVVHTTYQRGIGALLAKKETGIETYADLKGKTVAVTSLGSPNYLQLQVGLQNAGLSLDDIKLEVVSTGAIVQALQSDQVDAIVFSELRKYNLEGAGVDVTMILSNDFLPSFGNVVVTSSRLLEENPDLVKRFTNAVTASYEWVIDGHVDDALEISFEKYTPTWSDQKELLSTAFKNSFVASVWQSDLTKEKGLGAADLDAWQANADILAKYEVIEEAPKAADFVVDPSSIGE from the coding sequence ATGAAATTCATGCTGAAAACCGGCGTTGCCGCGCTCGCACTCATCGCTTCGGGTGTGGCTGCACTTGCTGCCGACAAGGTCGTCATGCAGATCGATGGTGCAGCCGTGCCTTTCTATTCGCCGCTCTACGCCGGCGTTGAAAACGGCTTTTTCGCCGATCAGGACATCGAGGTCGAGTTCATCTATGCCGGCGCGTCCGACATCCTGACCAACATTGCCGCCGGCAATGTGGATTTCGGCTTCCCGAATGGTGATGCCGTCGTGGCGGCAGCCGCCAATGGCCTGCCGGTAAAGGTGGTCCACACCACCTATCAGCGTGGCATTGGCGCGTTGCTGGCCAAGAAAGAGACCGGCATCGAGACCTATGCGGACCTGAAGGGTAAGACCGTGGCCGTCACCTCGCTCGGTTCGCCCAACTACCTTCAGCTTCAGGTGGGCTTGCAGAATGCAGGCCTCTCGCTCGACGACATCAAGCTTGAAGTCGTTTCCACCGGCGCAATCGTTCAGGCGCTCCAGAGCGACCAGGTCGATGCCATCGTGTTCTCCGAGCTGCGCAAATACAATCTGGAAGGCGCGGGCGTCGATGTCACGATGATCCTGTCCAACGACTTTCTGCCGTCCTTCGGCAATGTGGTTGTCACCTCCAGCCGTCTGCTCGAGGAAAACCCGGATCTCGTGAAGCGCTTCACCAATGCCGTCACCGCCTCCTATGAATGGGTGATCGACGGCCATGTGGACGATGCTCTCGAAATCTCCTTCGAGAAGTACACGCCAACCTGGTCCGACCAGAAGGAGCTTCTTTCCACGGCATTCAAGAACAGCTTCGTCGCCTCCGTCTGGCAGAGCGACCTGACCAAGGAGAAGGGCCTCGGTGCAGCCGATCTCGACGCCTGGCAGGCCAATGCCGACATTCTGGCGAAATACGAGGTCATCGAGGAAGCGCCGAAGGCTGCCGACTTCGTGGTCGATCCGTCCTCGATCGGCGAATAA
- a CDS encoding TRAP transporter small permease: MTQFLPGARKLLVKLVQWLLMLMLLTMTCVMFAQIIWRYLLQSPLVWSEELALLLMVWMTFLGSALMLERKEHVAIDLLVEWLPPAFARLMAIVGALVVLIFNLALTYGALLIVETAREAIMPGLKISSAWQYMGVLIGGGLLVLVSIEALIQALFSTAQAQEQRS, translated from the coding sequence ATGACGCAATTCCTGCCCGGCGCCAGAAAGCTTCTCGTCAAGCTGGTTCAGTGGCTACTCATGCTGATGTTGCTCACCATGACCTGTGTGATGTTCGCACAGATCATCTGGCGCTATCTCCTGCAATCGCCGCTGGTCTGGTCTGAAGAACTGGCGCTTCTACTCATGGTCTGGATGACGTTTCTAGGCTCGGCGTTGATGCTTGAACGCAAGGAGCATGTGGCGATCGACCTTCTCGTTGAGTGGTTGCCGCCTGCGTTCGCACGTCTGATGGCGATCGTGGGAGCACTCGTGGTGCTCATCTTCAATCTGGCTTTGACCTATGGCGCACTCCTCATCGTTGAAACCGCCAGAGAAGCGATCATGCCCGGCCTCAAGATCTCCAGCGCCTGGCAATATATGGGCGTTCTGATTGGCGGCGGGCTCCTCGTGCTCGTTTCCATTGAAGCCCTGATCCAGGCATTGTTCAGCACCGCGCAAGCGCAGGAGCAGCGTTCATGA
- a CDS encoding ABC transporter permease, which produces MMLARFRPVFEYGVALLLLTIAWWYASGPMGIPKYLLPSPQSTVSTLWDWMVSGQLWPHLWFTVHNIFLGLGIGGVAGIAGAYLLYKMPRLSTYLDGPLVVFQTAPKIALAPLFVVWFGLGLTAKIVLIVSLVFFPVLMGALAGFRSIDSRMHDLAKLLKLNPVSLFWRIDLMAALPGIFVGLKIGAVQALVGAILAEWISGSEGLGYLMTFASATYKTSLLFGAVLLTSLLGIALHGLLGAIEGRLLSWKVQDGR; this is translated from the coding sequence ATGATGCTCGCCCGTTTTCGCCCCGTTTTCGAATATGGTGTGGCGCTTCTCTTGCTGACCATCGCCTGGTGGTATGCCAGCGGACCGATGGGCATCCCCAAATATCTTCTTCCGTCGCCGCAAAGCACGGTCTCGACCCTGTGGGACTGGATGGTGAGTGGCCAGTTGTGGCCCCATCTCTGGTTCACCGTGCACAACATTTTCCTTGGCCTGGGCATTGGTGGCGTGGCCGGTATCGCCGGTGCCTATCTGCTCTACAAAATGCCCCGGCTTTCCACCTATCTGGATGGCCCGCTGGTTGTCTTCCAGACCGCGCCGAAGATCGCCCTCGCGCCCCTGTTCGTTGTCTGGTTTGGTCTCGGCCTCACGGCCAAGATCGTGCTCATCGTCTCGCTGGTCTTCTTCCCGGTGCTGATGGGCGCGCTTGCCGGCTTCCGCAGCATTGACAGCCGCATGCATGACCTTGCCAAACTCCTGAAGCTCAACCCGGTTTCGCTTTTCTGGCGCATCGATCTGATGGCCGCTCTCCCTGGCATTTTCGTCGGTCTCAAGATCGGCGCGGTGCAGGCACTTGTCGGCGCGATCCTTGCTGAATGGATTTCCGGCAGCGAGGGGCTTGGCTATCTGATGACTTTCGCTTCCGCCACCTACAAAACGTCACTGCTTTTTGGCGCGGTGCTTTTGACCTCGCTTCTGGGCATCGCCCTGCATGGGCTTCTCGGCGCGATCGAGGGCCGTCTCCTTTCATGGAAGGTGCAGGATGGCCGATAG
- a CDS encoding PucR family transcriptional regulator, whose amino-acid sequence MTIGKVLALPAMQEGRLLAGEKGLDRIVKTATVLDAPDAVRWLRGEELALTSTYPLLQLRHTLDHFVQELVEHGASGLGLKLNRYMKRVPQKMIDCANALDFPIIVVPEDVAWVEIITPVMSNYFEARAGSASHSERFGERLGKVSLVDSTLQDLLDELHALLANPVIVTSPMDGLLLSAPDEPNAEIADARALMEEDGWPSEAIRSQETFIRRTGRQTSIVFTSYEQSNGMSGTLVVVERNRRLTDKDFDHLGYAKVLISLKVRQIRADQSSIFERQNELVLSLIDRSLGTQTYAALTARYGAIGKHLYARYVGIVVAFHDTAADRLLGLSNALRVHFSKHGETITGVIANNRVVVMVPENDELLCQPELFKEQVDEGLRRIGANDVLWSAGVSQVTAVEHFYRAYEQAVQALEHGRSTSRTGGVFLYDDTGFYRLFSKSSMQPDVNRFVNEWLGTLIEHDKRHRVDLIDTFRVFLDANGNYRETARVLNLHHNTVRYRIAQITELTGRKALQPKLRLHYHLALKLLPLVS is encoded by the coding sequence ATGACAATCGGGAAGGTGCTGGCGCTGCCGGCAATGCAGGAGGGCCGCCTTCTCGCCGGAGAGAAAGGCCTCGACCGCATTGTCAAAACGGCAACGGTGCTTGACGCACCGGATGCCGTGCGCTGGCTGAGGGGCGAGGAACTCGCGCTCACCTCAACCTATCCGCTTTTGCAACTGCGCCACACCCTCGATCACTTCGTACAGGAGCTCGTTGAGCATGGAGCATCGGGCCTCGGCCTCAAACTCAACCGCTACATGAAGCGCGTGCCACAAAAGATGATTGACTGTGCGAACGCGCTCGACTTTCCGATAATCGTCGTTCCCGAAGACGTGGCATGGGTGGAGATCATCACACCGGTCATGTCGAACTATTTCGAGGCTCGTGCAGGAAGCGCTTCCCACTCCGAACGCTTTGGAGAACGGCTGGGGAAGGTGTCTCTGGTCGATTCGACACTGCAGGATCTTCTCGACGAGCTCCACGCACTCCTGGCAAATCCGGTCATTGTCACCAGTCCGATGGACGGCCTCTTGCTGAGCGCTCCCGACGAGCCCAACGCCGAAATCGCTGATGCCCGGGCCCTTATGGAGGAAGACGGCTGGCCCAGCGAGGCAATTCGTTCCCAGGAAACCTTCATCCGCAGGACGGGTCGTCAGACAAGCATAGTCTTCACCTCGTATGAGCAGTCCAACGGGATGTCTGGCACGCTTGTGGTGGTTGAAAGGAACCGGAGACTGACCGACAAGGACTTCGACCATCTGGGCTATGCAAAGGTCCTCATCTCTCTGAAGGTTCGTCAGATCAGGGCAGATCAAAGCAGCATTTTCGAGAGACAAAACGAGCTGGTTCTGTCTTTGATCGACCGCTCTCTTGGCACGCAGACCTATGCTGCCCTGACCGCACGTTACGGAGCAATCGGAAAGCATCTCTATGCGCGCTATGTGGGAATTGTGGTCGCTTTTCATGATACCGCAGCCGACCGCCTGCTCGGACTTTCAAATGCCCTGCGGGTTCATTTCTCCAAGCATGGCGAGACCATCACCGGCGTGATTGCAAACAACCGCGTTGTGGTGATGGTTCCCGAGAATGATGAACTGCTTTGCCAGCCCGAACTCTTCAAGGAACAGGTTGATGAAGGTCTCAGGCGGATCGGAGCGAACGATGTTCTATGGTCAGCAGGCGTCAGCCAGGTCACGGCGGTAGAACATTTCTATCGCGCCTACGAGCAAGCGGTTCAGGCGCTCGAACACGGTCGCAGCACGAGCAGAACCGGCGGTGTTTTCCTGTATGACGACACCGGGTTTTACCGCCTGTTCTCAAAGAGCTCCATGCAGCCGGACGTGAACCGCTTCGTGAATGAATGGCTTGGAACGCTCATTGAACACGACAAGCGCCACCGTGTCGATCTGATTGATACCTTTCGCGTTTTTCTGGATGCAAATGGCAATTACAGAGAAACCGCACGGGTGCTGAACCTTCACCACAACACGGTGCGCTATCGTATCGCCCAGATCACAGAGTTGACTGGCAGAAAGGCGCTGCAGCCAAAACTGCGCCTGCACTATCACCTTGCATTAAAGCTGCTCCCACTTGTGTCCTGA